A portion of the Edaphobacter lichenicola genome contains these proteins:
- a CDS encoding cryptochrome/photolyase family protein — protein MSAFERDIKAAQPTATDLRNRRWIYVPYDRYTDRTGPLTEQPASDTGVVIVESTAKALRRPYHKKKLVVLISNMRHFAIEQQGKGVSVLYHFSPVSHGQALLELQRELRLPSLTCMTPAERELRLDLSMAQANGLTLDFVKDSTWASTSKDFLDTYGAFTPGKSYVMDRFYRHMRQQTGILMKNAKPVGGQFSFDADNRSPYKGEVCVPATLMFPPDAITQEVIAMVESTYGHHFGSSKNFDLPCTQSDCDALWRFFLDHLLPYFGRFEDAMRDDHLQLFHSKTSVLLNLGRLLALDLIRDVAERAATNQAPLASCEGFIRQLLGWREFMRHLHEQTDGYRRLADYVPQEQNPRPQEHSPNQTKLAAGAYKSAAGHDPFAGATPSALHASLPLPAVYWGVRSGLHCVDTVVAQVIDEGWSHHITRLMVLSNLATLCGFSPRELTDWFWFAYIDAYDWVVETNVLGMATYADGGVTATKPYVSGAAYINRMSNFCGHCQYDPKKSIGLGSCPFTALYWTFLERNQSTLASNFRMQMPYKSLGKKSQEELVQLRRRADETIVHLASFKRPAYSRGSLE, from the coding sequence ATGTCCGCATTCGAGAGAGATATCAAAGCTGCTCAGCCTACCGCGACGGACCTTCGAAATCGCCGCTGGATCTATGTCCCCTATGATCGGTATACCGACCGCACCGGTCCGCTGACCGAGCAGCCTGCCTCCGACACCGGCGTTGTAATCGTCGAATCAACTGCAAAGGCACTCCGGCGTCCGTACCATAAGAAGAAGCTTGTAGTCCTGATCTCGAATATGCGCCATTTCGCGATTGAGCAGCAAGGCAAAGGCGTCTCCGTCCTGTATCACTTCTCTCCTGTAAGCCATGGCCAGGCGCTTCTGGAACTGCAGCGCGAACTTCGCCTCCCATCTCTTACCTGCATGACACCTGCAGAGCGAGAACTGCGCCTCGATCTCTCCATGGCGCAGGCAAATGGTCTTACTTTGGACTTTGTTAAAGACTCCACCTGGGCCTCAACCTCCAAAGACTTCCTGGATACTTATGGAGCCTTCACCCCCGGCAAATCATATGTGATGGATCGCTTCTACCGCCATATGCGTCAGCAAACCGGCATCCTGATGAAGAACGCGAAGCCAGTCGGCGGCCAGTTCTCGTTCGACGCAGACAATCGCAGTCCGTACAAGGGCGAGGTTTGCGTTCCTGCAACGCTCATGTTCCCGCCGGACGCCATCACGCAGGAAGTCATCGCCATGGTGGAGTCTACCTACGGACATCACTTTGGCAGCTCAAAGAACTTCGACCTGCCATGTACCCAGAGCGACTGCGATGCCCTCTGGCGCTTCTTCCTTGATCATCTCCTGCCTTACTTTGGCCGGTTCGAAGATGCCATGCGTGATGACCATCTTCAGCTCTTTCATTCAAAGACATCCGTATTGCTCAATTTAGGCCGCCTACTGGCTCTCGACCTAATCCGCGATGTGGCAGAGCGCGCTGCAACAAATCAAGCACCGCTTGCTTCCTGCGAGGGCTTCATCCGCCAGTTGCTTGGCTGGCGTGAATTTATGCGTCACTTGCATGAGCAGACGGATGGCTATCGTCGTCTCGCCGATTACGTCCCGCAGGAACAGAATCCCAGGCCGCAAGAGCATTCGCCCAACCAAACGAAGCTTGCCGCTGGAGCTTATAAGAGTGCTGCCGGTCACGATCCTTTCGCTGGTGCTACCCCGTCGGCACTTCACGCATCACTGCCTCTGCCAGCCGTATATTGGGGGGTGCGCTCCGGGCTGCACTGTGTGGACACAGTTGTTGCGCAGGTAATCGACGAAGGGTGGTCCCACCACATCACGCGTCTTATGGTGCTCTCCAACCTGGCTACGCTCTGCGGCTTCTCCCCGCGCGAACTCACGGACTGGTTCTGGTTCGCTTACATCGACGCTTACGACTGGGTAGTTGAGACCAATGTGCTCGGCATGGCAACGTACGCAGACGGTGGAGTTACTGCTACAAAGCCTTACGTCTCCGGAGCTGCCTACATCAACCGTATGTCGAACTTCTGCGGTCACTGCCAGTATGACCCTAAGAAATCAATCGGCCTTGGCTCCTGTCCGTTCACAGCACTTTACTGGACTTTTCTAGAACGCAACCAGTCAACCCTTGCAAGTAACTTTCGTATGCAGATGCCTTACAAATCATTAGGAAAGAAATCACAAGAAGAACTCGTGCAACTACGCAGACGAGCCGATGAGACGATAGTTCACCTCGCAAGTTTCAAGCGCCCTGCTTACAGCCGTGGATCTTTGGAGTAG
- a CDS encoding glycosyltransferase family 2 protein: MILEAFTIAVMLCSLAPAVLFCVNWRRYLPPPQAGSVCLPPLSVLIPARDEEDGIAAAVESVLASTGVHFEVIVMDDGSIDRTADMVEAIAKKDARVRLERTQNLPIGWNGKQHACWSLAQAASHELLCFVDADVRLQPDCLARMAVLLIQGQRGLVSGFPRQVTETWFERLLLPLIHFVLLGFLPVERMRNTTDPAFAAGCGQFILVRREDYFACGGHAQIKTTMHDGLLLPKLFRQNGYRTDLADLTDLATCRMYRNTRQVWQGLAKNATEGLASPVRIFPISLLLFLGQIVPFLLAAWLWMSGGSSVAETVYVLVAISGAWLPRFMAAYRFRQNWLGACLHPFGVVILLAIQWYALTRELAGGTVRWKERSYHRL; this comes from the coding sequence ATGATACTTGAGGCTTTCACGATAGCGGTGATGCTTTGCTCTTTGGCACCCGCAGTACTGTTTTGCGTAAACTGGCGGCGATATCTCCCTCCACCGCAAGCCGGGTCCGTATGCCTCCCCCCTCTGTCGGTTCTGATTCCAGCGAGGGACGAGGAAGATGGGATTGCTGCTGCGGTGGAGAGCGTTCTCGCTAGCACAGGCGTTCACTTTGAAGTGATCGTGATGGACGATGGCTCGATAGATAGAACGGCCGATATGGTCGAGGCGATAGCGAAGAAAGATGCGCGGGTCAGACTCGAGCGCACTCAGAATTTGCCAATTGGTTGGAACGGTAAGCAGCATGCATGCTGGTCCTTGGCACAGGCTGCTAGCCATGAGTTGCTCTGTTTTGTTGACGCGGATGTAAGACTACAGCCGGACTGCCTCGCCCGTATGGCGGTCCTTTTGATACAAGGCCAACGGGGACTAGTCAGTGGTTTCCCACGGCAGGTGACGGAGACGTGGTTTGAACGGCTTCTGCTGCCGCTGATTCACTTCGTCCTCCTCGGGTTTTTGCCGGTTGAAAGAATGAGAAACACCACCGATCCGGCTTTCGCGGCAGGGTGCGGACAGTTCATTCTGGTTCGTCGAGAAGACTACTTCGCATGCGGTGGACACGCACAGATCAAGACAACGATGCACGACGGCCTCCTCCTTCCGAAGTTGTTCCGGCAAAATGGATATCGAACCGATTTAGCAGATCTCACTGATCTCGCAACATGCAGGATGTATCGCAACACCCGGCAAGTGTGGCAAGGGCTTGCCAAAAATGCAACGGAGGGTCTCGCGTCGCCAGTGCGAATTTTCCCGATTAGCCTGCTTCTATTCTTGGGTCAGATAGTCCCGTTCCTTTTGGCGGCGTGGCTATGGATGTCAGGAGGATCTTCGGTTGCCGAGACTGTCTACGTGTTGGTCGCAATCAGTGGAGCATGGCTGCCGCGATTTATGGCGGCATACCGATTTCGCCAGAACTGGCTCGGAGCGTGCCTCCACCCCTTTGGTGTCGTAATACTGCTCGCAATACAGTGGTACGCCCTCACCCGAGAACTAGCCGGTGGAACTGTCAGGTGGAAAGAGCGGTCCTATCATCGCCTGTAA
- a CDS encoding lysophospholipid acyltransferase family protein — translation MDRGRLARSRCSKLAHDEVRSHMDAPPISLMTLQFFRRIVRGYFRRHFHAIRVSGAERFSTLAKSDAGPVIVYANHSSWWDPMISVYLAERLMDTRRHYAPMDLAALERYAILKRVGIFGVEMNSARGAAKFLKTSEAILLAGGVVWITPQGRFVDGRARPLEFKPGLAALASRVAARSGGCTVVPLAIEYPFWDERLPECLLHFGEPLKVESGQSSETVQQQLVKLLETSMNALREMAMQRDARNFDTLSRGKLGTGGFYGRWQRLKASLTSQPYHAEHTLMPTRGSDPASCTEHSDDT, via the coding sequence ATGGATCGCGGCAGACTCGCTCGATCACGATGCTCAAAGTTGGCTCACGACGAAGTAAGGAGCCATATGGATGCGCCGCCTATTTCGCTGATGACGCTTCAATTCTTTCGAAGAATTGTGAGGGGGTACTTTCGACGCCACTTTCACGCCATCAGGGTAAGCGGAGCGGAGAGATTCTCGACACTGGCCAAATCAGATGCCGGACCGGTGATAGTGTATGCAAATCACAGTTCATGGTGGGATCCGATGATCTCCGTCTATCTCGCCGAGAGATTAATGGATACGCGGCGGCACTATGCTCCAATGGATTTAGCAGCTCTAGAGAGGTATGCAATTCTAAAGCGAGTGGGCATCTTCGGAGTCGAGATGAACTCGGCGCGCGGAGCGGCAAAGTTTTTGAAGACCAGCGAAGCAATTTTGCTTGCGGGCGGTGTTGTGTGGATAACGCCACAGGGGCGCTTTGTTGACGGCAGGGCGAGGCCACTTGAGTTCAAACCGGGTTTGGCCGCTCTGGCGTCGCGAGTAGCTGCAAGGAGTGGAGGTTGCACAGTAGTCCCGCTGGCGATCGAGTATCCCTTCTGGGACGAGCGGTTGCCCGAATGCTTGCTGCACTTCGGAGAGCCACTGAAGGTGGAATCGGGGCAGAGTTCGGAGACAGTGCAACAGCAATTGGTGAAGTTGTTGGAGACGTCAATGAACGCGTTGCGCGAGATGGCCATGCAACGCGATGCCCGAAACTTCGACACCTTGTCGCGTGGGAAGCTAGGCACGGGCGGTTTCTATGGAAGGTGGCAAAGGCTGAAGGCTTCTTTGACTAGTCAGCCTTATCACGCGGAGCACACCTTGATGCCGACGCGTGGGTCTGATCCTGCCTCCTGCACGGAGCATAGCGATGATACTTGA
- a CDS encoding phytoene desaturase family protein, with the protein MRDGGMKVGVIGSGLAGLAAACTLAARGYQVEVFEKNAWLGGKAAQLTAAGFRFDMGPTILIQPSVLRRIFEEAGRRMEDYVPMVRLDPQWRCFFDDGTRMDLRDDASAMAKELEAIWPRMGAGYLKFLETSKQLHSISDRFFFWRSIGSMKDTMDLGGAFDIKVLRDVMRMRLGKTVAGTIREFVPDANVAQMLDHFVQYVGSSPDASPAILCAIGHMQMEEGIWYPLGGTRAVPEALVKLAGELGVVFHTETDVSQILTDVPRHGGRAGGKVTGLVTTIGKVHQFNAVVSNEDAVRTHRELVGGEAARQFEHKRHYEPACSGVVLYLGLNKRYDHLAHHDFVFSRDPDEEFHSIYELGEPAPDPTCYLAATAATDPKSAPEGGEALYVLVHTPYLREHHDWSKMLPSYRQVILNKLKRTAGLEDIEERIVFEAALTPQDIHERYRVLNGAIYGISSHGVFQGAFKPANRSKELSGMYLAGGAAHPGPGMPMVMMSGWIAADSLDHDAQSWLTTK; encoded by the coding sequence ATGCGTGACGGCGGAATGAAGGTTGGAGTGATTGGAAGTGGACTGGCCGGGCTGGCGGCGGCTTGCACCTTGGCGGCTCGCGGATACCAGGTGGAGGTGTTTGAGAAGAATGCATGGCTAGGAGGAAAGGCTGCGCAGCTGACTGCCGCCGGCTTCCGTTTCGACATGGGACCGACAATTTTAATCCAGCCTTCAGTTCTAAGAAGAATCTTCGAAGAAGCTGGGCGACGCATGGAAGACTATGTGCCAATGGTCAGGCTCGATCCACAGTGGCGCTGCTTCTTTGACGATGGAACAAGAATGGACCTACGTGACGACGCCTCTGCGATGGCGAAGGAACTGGAGGCGATTTGGCCGAGGATGGGCGCGGGGTACCTCAAGTTTCTTGAAACATCGAAGCAACTGCATTCGATCAGCGACCGATTCTTCTTCTGGCGATCGATCGGATCGATGAAAGACACGATGGATTTAGGTGGAGCGTTTGACATCAAGGTTCTTCGAGACGTGATGCGGATGAGACTGGGTAAGACAGTTGCGGGCACGATTCGAGAGTTTGTTCCAGATGCGAATGTCGCGCAGATGCTGGACCATTTTGTGCAGTATGTGGGAAGCTCGCCTGACGCTTCGCCTGCGATTCTCTGCGCAATCGGGCACATGCAGATGGAGGAAGGAATTTGGTATCCACTTGGCGGAACACGCGCCGTGCCAGAGGCTCTGGTGAAACTGGCTGGAGAGCTTGGTGTCGTGTTTCACACGGAGACAGACGTATCTCAGATTCTGACGGACGTTCCTCGGCATGGAGGACGAGCCGGAGGCAAGGTGACTGGACTCGTAACGACGATAGGTAAAGTTCATCAGTTCAACGCTGTGGTATCGAATGAAGACGCGGTGCGCACCCACCGCGAACTCGTTGGTGGAGAGGCGGCCCGGCAGTTTGAACATAAGCGGCATTACGAGCCCGCTTGTTCTGGAGTGGTGCTCTACCTTGGGCTGAACAAAAGATACGATCATCTAGCGCATCATGACTTTGTATTTTCGCGTGATCCTGATGAGGAGTTTCACTCAATCTACGAGTTGGGCGAGCCTGCTCCCGATCCCACATGCTATCTGGCAGCAACAGCCGCGACTGATCCGAAGAGCGCCCCTGAAGGCGGCGAAGCGTTATATGTACTTGTCCATACACCGTACCTGCGCGAACATCATGATTGGTCCAAAATGCTTCCTTCGTATCGGCAGGTGATCTTGAACAAACTAAAACGAACCGCGGGACTCGAGGATATTGAGGAGCGCATTGTCTTCGAAGCAGCGCTGACGCCGCAGGATATTCACGAACGTTACCGAGTGTTGAACGGGGCTATCTATGGGATCTCAAGTCATGGAGTCTTTCAAGGCGCATTCAAGCCGGCCAATCGGAGCAAGGAGCTGTCAGGGATGTATCTGGCAGGCGGAGCAGCGCACCCAGGGCCCGGAATGCCAATGGTAATGATGTCTGGATGGATCGCGGCAGACTCGCTCGATCACGATGCTCAAAGTTGGCTCACGACGAAGTAA
- a CDS encoding aldehyde dehydrogenase family protein: MPFSALGKETPHNRTLGVDKAAKINVLELSSLREAQSTWAKLPIKERLAVLHRARFAMSRMAHSFSDAMPSNLCRTSADTRVAEVLPLLAACSFLEQRAEKILRVRRLGRRGLPFLLTGVISEVQRVPYGVVLILGPANYPLFLPGVQVLQALAAGNAVVLKPGRGGGSVAKLFAEALYAAGLPRALLQVTDDSIEAAEEALRSFVDKVIFTGSALNARKVLRVCAEKIIPCVVEASGCDAVVVMPSADLKHVVKAITFGMRLNGSATCMAPRRVLLLDASEDRKRTLIGMLSTAFDQCDPTRLSEATRANLCELLEEAKLLGARVHGSINAEQRPILVTDVRPEMGLAQADLFAPVLSVIDVSKETEVIAAQETCPFALTASVFGDEKDARRLASVLNVGNVQINDVIIGTADPRVPFGGRKESGYGTTRGTEGLLEMTVAKAITVQRSKSLRHFDATREQHKELFDGIILASHSQTIRERWQGLVTAIRAVVRLRQK; the protein is encoded by the coding sequence ATGCCCTTCTCTGCGCTCGGGAAAGAAACGCCTCACAATAGAACGCTGGGCGTTGACAAAGCCGCAAAAATTAATGTCCTCGAACTTTCTTCGCTTCGCGAAGCTCAGAGCACATGGGCGAAGTTGCCGATAAAAGAGCGTCTTGCCGTTCTACATCGTGCGAGGTTTGCGATGTCGCGCATGGCTCATTCATTTTCCGACGCGATGCCATCCAATTTGTGCCGGACGTCGGCGGATACGAGAGTTGCAGAGGTGCTCCCACTCCTGGCGGCGTGCAGTTTTCTGGAACAAAGAGCGGAGAAGATTCTAAGAGTGCGACGCTTAGGTAGGCGAGGGCTTCCGTTCTTGCTGACTGGCGTTATCAGTGAGGTTCAGCGTGTACCTTACGGAGTTGTTCTTATTCTGGGCCCAGCAAACTATCCGCTTTTTTTACCTGGAGTACAGGTGTTGCAGGCACTCGCCGCGGGCAATGCAGTTGTGTTGAAACCCGGGCGCGGCGGCGGTTCAGTAGCAAAACTCTTTGCCGAAGCGCTTTATGCTGCGGGACTTCCACGTGCTTTGTTACAAGTGACGGATGATTCGATAGAGGCAGCAGAGGAAGCTCTACGTTCTTTCGTAGACAAGGTGATCTTCACGGGGTCCGCTCTGAATGCACGAAAGGTGCTACGAGTATGCGCAGAAAAAATAATCCCGTGCGTAGTAGAAGCCTCGGGATGTGATGCTGTCGTGGTGATGCCTTCTGCTGATTTGAAGCACGTGGTGAAAGCTATCACGTTTGGAATGCGCTTGAACGGCTCGGCAACGTGCATGGCGCCGCGAAGAGTATTGCTGCTGGACGCATCCGAGGATCGAAAGCGAACGCTGATCGGCATGCTGTCCACTGCGTTCGATCAGTGCGATCCTACTCGTCTTAGTGAAGCCACACGAGCTAATCTGTGCGAACTGTTAGAAGAGGCAAAGCTTTTAGGCGCTCGTGTGCACGGTTCGATCAATGCGGAGCAACGACCGATTTTGGTGACTGACGTTAGACCTGAGATGGGTCTCGCGCAGGCCGATCTGTTCGCTCCTGTACTGTCCGTTATCGACGTTTCGAAGGAGACGGAAGTGATTGCGGCGCAGGAGACATGCCCTTTCGCGCTGACGGCATCGGTATTTGGCGATGAGAAAGACGCTAGGCGTTTAGCATCGGTGCTTAATGTGGGCAATGTGCAAATAAACGATGTGATCATTGGAACCGCGGATCCGCGGGTTCCGTTTGGCGGACGAAAAGAAAGCGGATATGGAACTACCCGCGGCACCGAAGGACTTCTTGAGATGACGGTCGCAAAGGCGATAACCGTGCAGCGCAGTAAGAGCCTTCGCCATTTTGACGCGACGAGAGAGCAGCATAAAGAGTTGTTCGACGGAATAATCCTGGCCTCACACTCGCAAACGATACGTGAGAGATGGCAAGGCTTGGTTACGGCGATACGGGCGGTTGTACGGCTTAGACAGAAGTAG
- the crtI gene encoding phytoene desaturase family protein produces MRIDTGKTRSSQVVIVGAGPGGLAVAMLLAKSGVQVTVLEKRSQVGGRTSTIERDGFKFDVGPTFFLYPKVLREIFKTSGYDLDAEVPMTRLDPQYRLVFGAGGELLATPNAERMRQAIATISPQDAARLEKFMTQNRKKLASFIPFLQSPFESWKDLAKPEMMKLLPLLAPWRSLDQDLQRHFKDERIRLGFSFQSKYLGMSPFQCPSLFSILSFLEYEHGVFHPTGGCGAVTQAMARIAREMGVKILLNEPVDRVFVENGKAIGVKTPHRSLPADAVVVNADFAGAMRQMIPNHLRKKWTNETLAKKDYSCSTFMMYLGIDGRYDDVSHHTIYLAENYRQNLKDIETLHRLSDNPSFYVQNAGVTDPTLAPKGKSTLYVLLPVTHETGSDGSNAVDWEKETLRFRKLAFEQLEKIGITDVERRIQTEKIMTPSGWSSEFNLYKGATFSMAHSLKQMLHLRPHNRFEDIGQMYLVGGGTHPGSGLPVIFESARITSRLLLQDMKIEPQWETPVSAISDDELVGVAS; encoded by the coding sequence ATGCGCATAGATACGGGAAAAACGAGATCTTCACAAGTAGTAATAGTCGGGGCTGGACCGGGGGGACTGGCAGTAGCGATGCTCTTGGCAAAGTCGGGAGTCCAAGTCACTGTTCTCGAAAAGCGCAGCCAGGTAGGAGGTAGGACCTCGACGATTGAACGAGACGGCTTCAAGTTCGATGTTGGTCCGACCTTCTTTTTGTATCCAAAAGTTCTAAGAGAAATCTTCAAGACTTCCGGATATGATCTTGATGCCGAAGTGCCGATGACTCGGCTTGATCCGCAGTACAGATTAGTGTTCGGTGCAGGAGGCGAGTTGTTGGCGACGCCAAATGCTGAGCGCATGAGACAGGCGATCGCCACAATCTCACCGCAGGACGCGGCCCGTCTCGAGAAGTTCATGACGCAGAATCGAAAAAAGCTCGCCAGTTTTATACCGTTTCTGCAATCTCCCTTCGAGAGCTGGAAGGATCTGGCAAAGCCAGAGATGATGAAGCTGCTCCCTTTGCTGGCGCCGTGGAGATCTCTGGATCAAGATCTACAGCGACACTTTAAGGATGAGAGAATTCGGCTAGGCTTCAGCTTTCAGTCGAAGTACTTGGGAATGAGCCCGTTCCAGTGTCCGAGTCTCTTTTCTATTCTTTCCTTTCTCGAATATGAGCATGGGGTATTTCATCCAACAGGCGGGTGCGGCGCAGTCACGCAGGCAATGGCCAGAATCGCTCGAGAGATGGGCGTAAAGATTCTACTCAACGAGCCGGTAGATCGAGTGTTCGTTGAAAATGGAAAAGCAATCGGAGTAAAGACACCGCACCGTAGCTTGCCCGCTGATGCCGTCGTGGTAAATGCAGACTTCGCAGGTGCGATGCGGCAGATGATTCCGAATCACCTACGAAAGAAATGGACAAATGAAACGCTGGCGAAGAAGGATTACTCCTGTTCAACGTTCATGATGTATCTGGGAATCGATGGACGCTACGACGATGTATCACATCACACGATCTATTTGGCTGAGAACTACAGGCAGAACTTGAAGGATATTGAAACGCTGCACCGACTCTCAGATAACCCATCGTTCTACGTTCAAAATGCGGGTGTCACCGACCCGACGCTGGCTCCCAAAGGTAAAAGCACTCTCTATGTACTGTTACCAGTCACACATGAAACTGGATCAGATGGGAGCAACGCAGTGGATTGGGAGAAGGAGACCCTACGGTTCCGAAAGCTGGCGTTCGAACAATTGGAAAAGATCGGAATCACAGATGTTGAGAGACGGATACAAACCGAGAAGATTATGACTCCATCCGGTTGGAGCAGCGAATTCAATCTTTACAAGGGAGCCACCTTTAGCATGGCGCATTCGTTGAAGCAGATGCTTCATCTGCGTCCTCACAATAGATTTGAAGATATCGGCCAAATGTACCTTGTCGGTGGAGGAACACACCCAGGCAGCGGATTGCCTGTAATCTTCGAATCAGCTCGAATTACATCGCGCCTGCTGCTGCAAGACATGAAGATCGAGCCTCAGTGGGAGACTCCTGTATCTGCGATATCTGATGATGAGCTGGTCGGAGTGGCATCATAG
- a CDS encoding DUF1800 domain-containing protein, translating to MRKFTTLALLFSLAPATYPQKKTTPARSNKSTPQKPVALVPLSPQERAQQLLNRFTFGPRPGDLEQVLAVTPEKWFEQQLNPDSVRDAVLDKRLNDYPTLNMQPDQALLVFPDRGAIQQVAEGKRPYPADPNLAAMYEVQVGKYNKDLDEKRINANSQSNLTAPSESEAAAQKKAAQTTAARIAGDLFALPKNQRMAALIHLPVSDRIAFTAYVAGDQKNLLLNDFTPREREIFYGMAANVGASYQIINELSQGKFIRAILSERQLQEVMTDFWFNHFNIYIGKDSDQWYTTTYERDAIRKHALGKFRDLLLATATSPAMMVYLDNWQSIGPDSLANGVNPANPNSKKGNKGLNENYGREVMELHTVGVNGGYTQADVTALSAILTGWTVDRPNQGGPFQFDYKRHEPGTKQWFGHTIGATTKVELSAIPSNIPTGMNEGVDALTLLATSPKTAHFISYKLAQRFVADEPPPALVDRMAATYLATDGDINDILRTLIQSPEFNSKKYFRNKVKTPFEFLVSAFRTTATDPVNPGALVDTINKMGMRLYYALPPTGYYITADQWMNSTTLVDRLNFAYALTGSKFANQKFDSAHVLALSLMSQPAVGPTAATAVNPAHALYSTTVLSNEINTNLPSQPPPDTTGQDIALHALESALIGGGISAQTNQLIRKQIALLPATNSTDTLNLLTALVMGSPEFQLR from the coding sequence ATGCGTAAATTCACAACACTCGCACTGCTGTTCTCCCTCGCCCCTGCCACCTATCCTCAGAAGAAGACCACGCCGGCCCGCTCTAACAAGTCCACACCTCAAAAACCCGTAGCGCTCGTCCCCCTCAGCCCACAAGAGCGAGCCCAGCAACTCCTTAACCGCTTTACCTTCGGCCCCCGTCCCGGCGATCTTGAGCAGGTCCTCGCCGTAACTCCAGAGAAATGGTTCGAGCAGCAGCTCAACCCCGATAGCGTCCGCGACGCAGTGCTCGACAAGCGTCTTAACGACTACCCCACCCTCAACATGCAGCCCGATCAGGCCCTGCTAGTATTTCCCGACCGCGGCGCCATCCAGCAGGTAGCCGAAGGCAAGCGCCCCTATCCCGCCGACCCCAACCTTGCGGCCATGTACGAAGTTCAGGTTGGCAAATACAACAAGGATCTCGACGAAAAAAGGATCAACGCCAACAGCCAGTCCAACCTAACCGCACCGAGTGAGAGCGAAGCCGCCGCGCAAAAGAAAGCCGCCCAGACCACTGCCGCGCGCATAGCCGGAGACCTCTTCGCCTTACCGAAAAATCAGCGTATGGCCGCGCTCATTCACCTTCCCGTGTCCGACCGCATCGCCTTCACTGCCTACGTCGCCGGCGATCAAAAAAATCTCCTTCTCAACGATTTCACACCCCGCGAACGAGAGATCTTCTATGGTATGGCCGCTAATGTCGGCGCTTCCTACCAGATCATCAACGAGCTCTCGCAGGGCAAATTCATCCGCGCCATCCTATCCGAGCGCCAACTTCAGGAGGTCATGACCGACTTTTGGTTCAATCACTTCAACATCTATATCGGTAAAGATTCCGACCAGTGGTACACCACCACATACGAGCGCGACGCCATCCGTAAGCACGCCCTTGGCAAGTTTCGCGATCTCCTCCTCGCCACCGCCACCAGTCCTGCCATGATGGTCTACCTCGACAACTGGCAGTCCATCGGGCCTGACTCCTTAGCCAACGGCGTCAACCCCGCGAATCCAAACTCCAAGAAGGGGAATAAGGGACTTAACGAGAACTATGGCCGCGAAGTCATGGAACTCCATACTGTCGGCGTGAACGGCGGTTACACCCAGGCCGACGTTACCGCGCTCTCCGCAATTCTCACCGGCTGGACTGTCGACCGCCCAAATCAAGGCGGCCCTTTTCAGTTCGACTACAAGAGGCATGAACCCGGCACCAAACAGTGGTTCGGCCACACCATCGGAGCTACCACGAAAGTAGAATTATCGGCCATTCCTTCCAACATCCCCACTGGCATGAATGAAGGCGTCGATGCTCTCACCCTCCTCGCCACAAGCCCTAAAACAGCGCACTTCATCAGTTATAAGTTGGCTCAGCGTTTCGTCGCCGACGAGCCGCCACCCGCGCTCGTCGACCGCATGGCTGCTACCTACCTCGCCACTGACGGCGACATCAATGACATCCTCCGCACCCTCATCCAGTCACCCGAGTTTAACTCCAAAAAGTACTTCCGCAACAAGGTCAAAACTCCATTCGAGTTCCTAGTCTCTGCGTTTCGTACCACGGCCACCGACCCCGTCAACCCCGGTGCTCTGGTCGACACGATCAACAAGATGGGCATGCGCCTTTACTACGCGCTTCCGCCCACCGGCTACTACATCACTGCCGACCAGTGGATGAACTCGACTACCCTCGTCGACCGCCTCAACTTCGCCTATGCCCTCACCGGCAGTAAGTTCGCCAATCAGAAGTTTGACTCCGCCCACGTACTCGCCCTGAGCCTCATGTCGCAACCCGCCGTCGGCCCCACTGCCGCAACGGCGGTGAACCCGGCGCACGCTCTATACTCGACGACCGTTCTCAGTAATGAGATCAACACGAACCTCCCCAGCCAGCCGCCGCCCGACACCACCGGTCAGGACATAGCTCTCCATGCTCTCGAGTCGGCCCTCATCGGTGGTGGCATCTCCGCTCAGACCAACCAGTTAATCCGCAAACAGATCGCACTACTTCCGGCGACCAACTCGACTGACACCCTCAACCTATTGACAGCACTTGTCATGGGAAGCCCTGAGTTCCAACTCCGTTGA